Proteins encoded together in one Thermococcus gammatolerans EJ3 window:
- a CDS encoding CBS domain-containing protein → MAGISVGQIVKRKAIIVKPDDTVHKVAKILARNRVGSAVVVENDEIVGVVTDRDILDKVVAKGKDPKKVKVRDIMTQNPVTIEDDYSISDAIDRMMEKGIRRLLVTRLGRPIGFVTAADLLAALNSMNSEEEEETIEETDVYGICELCGQYGPLYRVYIEGEEKWVCEACKDSLNL, encoded by the coding sequence TTGGCAGGGATCAGCGTAGGTCAGATCGTCAAGAGAAAGGCCATCATTGTAAAGCCTGACGACACCGTACACAAAGTCGCCAAGATCCTCGCCCGAAACAGGGTGGGGAGCGCGGTGGTCGTGGAGAACGATGAGATAGTTGGGGTGGTCACGGATCGTGACATCCTGGATAAGGTTGTCGCAAAGGGAAAGGATCCAAAGAAGGTCAAGGTCAGGGACATAATGACTCAGAACCCGGTAACGATTGAGGATGACTACAGCATCTCGGACGCGATAGACAGAATGATGGAGAAGGGCATCAGAAGACTCCTAGTTACAAGACTTGGAAGGCCAATAGGCTTTGTAACCGCCGCTGACCTGTTGGCGGCCCTCAACAGTATGAACAGCGAGGAAGAGGAAGAAACCATCGAGGAGACTGATGTTTACGGCATCTGCGAGCTCTGCGGTCAGTACGGGCCCCTTTACAGGGTGTACATTGAAGGGGAGGAAAAATGGGTCTGCGAGGCCTGTAAGGACAGCCTAAACCTTTAG
- the albA gene encoding DNA-binding protein Alba codes for MAEEHVVYIGKKPVMNYVLAVITQFNEGAKEVTVKARGRAISRAVDVAEIVRNRFLPEVRVKEIKIGTEELPTADGRTANTSTIEIVLEKP; via the coding sequence ATGGCTGAGGAGCACGTCGTCTACATCGGAAAGAAGCCGGTTATGAACTACGTCCTGGCCGTTATAACCCAGTTCAACGAGGGTGCCAAGGAGGTCACCGTCAAGGCTCGTGGTAGGGCTATCAGCAGGGCCGTTGACGTCGCCGAGATCGTCAGGAACAGGTTCCTCCCAGAGGTCAGGGTCAAGGAGATCAAGATCGGCACCGAGGAACTTCCGACTGCCGACGGCAGGACCGCCAACACCTCGACCATCGAGATCGTTCTCGAGAAGCCGTGA
- a CDS encoding ArsR/SmtB family transcription factor: protein MGEGKIIEINDETAKLLAQIITNEKALAILHAVEEEPKSLTQIAEELGFPLSTVSYHIDRMLRVGLVEVAGKKYGKKLQEVKLYRASNKPILIVPRREAPKVTKKLSAFEKLHVISLSIASIVSLLVYKVLERFARPGVVRTVFVNNTSTSALEVVRSNSTTSTAEKFIPGSVSSVTSNTTNNTTILPTTAPVKNVTHNAQGDTLVLLGTVLTFAVVFAVTYLLLRRKRF, encoded by the coding sequence GTGGGCGAGGGGAAGATCATAGAGATTAACGATGAAACCGCAAAGCTTCTGGCCCAGATTATAACGAACGAGAAGGCCCTGGCGATTCTTCATGCCGTTGAGGAGGAGCCTAAATCCCTGACTCAAATCGCTGAGGAACTGGGATTTCCCCTTTCCACGGTGAGTTATCATATAGATAGAATGCTGAGGGTTGGCCTTGTGGAAGTGGCCGGAAAGAAGTACGGCAAGAAACTTCAGGAGGTCAAACTCTACAGGGCCTCTAACAAGCCAATCCTGATCGTGCCGAGAAGAGAGGCTCCGAAGGTCACGAAGAAGTTGTCCGCCTTCGAGAAACTGCACGTGATAAGCCTCAGCATTGCCTCGATAGTCTCGCTCCTCGTTTACAAGGTTCTCGAGAGGTTTGCGAGACCCGGGGTCGTTAGAACTGTTTTTGTGAACAATACTTCAACTTCTGCTCTGGAGGTCGTTAGATCGAACTCCACAACGTCCACTGCCGAGAAGTTCATTCCTGGTTCGGTTTCTAGTGTTACCTCAAATACAACGAATAACACAACGATCCTCCCCACCACAGCCCCCGTGAAAAATGTCACGCACAACGCACAAGGGGACACTCTGGTCTTGCTTGGGACTGTTCTAACGTTTGCGGTGGTCTTTGCCGTGACGTACCTTCTCCTGAGGAGGAAACGTTTTTAA
- the purB gene encoding adenylosuccinate lyase, protein MAVHPIDYRYGSEEMRKIWDEENKLQKLLDVEAALARAHAKLGNIPEESARVISERANTKWVKPERVKEIEAEIHHDIMAVVKALSEVCGEHGKYVHLGATSNDIIDTANALLIKESLELIERYLKELRDVLLKLAEEHKYTVCIGRTHGQHAVPTTYGMKFALWLDEVQRHLERLEELKKRILVGKMRGAVGTAASFGERALEIEKLVMEDLGLKPALITNQLVPRDLYVELMMFLALVASTLDKIGLEIRNLQRTEILEVSEPFGKKQVGSSTMPHKRNPIRTEKVCGLARVIYSNVIPALLNNPLWHERDLTNSSVERVILPESFVLLDEMLRVTLRVLRGLEFFPENIERNLYLTKNLIMAEPLMLKLTERGMGRQEAHELVRQLAMKAFEEGRDFLEVVEKNEEVRRYLSGEDLTSLKPENYIGVAPQIVDKVIALVRTQMQKEGL, encoded by the coding sequence ATGGCAGTTCATCCAATTGATTATCGCTACGGGAGCGAGGAAATGAGAAAAATCTGGGACGAGGAGAACAAGCTCCAAAAACTTCTTGACGTTGAGGCTGCCCTAGCAAGGGCCCACGCGAAACTCGGCAACATCCCTGAGGAGAGTGCTCGCGTGATTTCTGAAAGGGCCAATACAAAGTGGGTAAAGCCCGAGCGCGTCAAGGAGATAGAGGCCGAGATACACCACGACATAATGGCCGTTGTAAAGGCATTGAGCGAGGTCTGCGGTGAGCACGGGAAGTACGTCCACCTCGGCGCGACCTCCAACGACATAATTGACACCGCGAACGCACTCCTCATAAAGGAGAGCCTTGAGCTGATAGAGCGTTATCTCAAGGAGCTCCGCGACGTCCTGCTAAAGCTGGCGGAGGAACACAAGTACACAGTCTGCATCGGCAGAACACACGGCCAGCACGCGGTTCCGACAACCTATGGCATGAAGTTTGCCCTGTGGCTCGACGAGGTTCAGAGGCACCTTGAGAGGCTTGAAGAACTCAAGAAGCGCATTTTAGTTGGCAAGATGCGCGGGGCAGTGGGGACTGCTGCCTCGTTCGGGGAGAGGGCCCTTGAGATTGAGAAACTGGTCATGGAAGACCTCGGTCTCAAGCCCGCGCTGATAACCAACCAGCTCGTTCCGAGGGACCTCTACGTGGAGCTCATGATGTTTCTGGCATTGGTTGCCTCAACACTTGACAAGATTGGCCTCGAAATTAGAAACCTCCAGAGAACGGAAATCCTCGAGGTCAGCGAGCCCTTCGGAAAGAAGCAGGTAGGTTCGTCAACGATGCCCCACAAGAGAAATCCTATAAGGACTGAGAAGGTCTGCGGACTGGCGAGAGTTATCTACTCAAACGTTATTCCCGCATTGCTCAACAACCCGCTGTGGCACGAGAGGGATCTCACTAACTCCTCAGTTGAGCGTGTAATCCTGCCGGAGAGCTTTGTTCTCCTTGATGAGATGCTCCGCGTCACACTCCGCGTTCTTAGGGGGCTGGAGTTCTTCCCAGAGAACATCGAGCGCAACCTCTACCTAACGAAGAACCTCATAATGGCCGAACCGCTGATGCTGAAGCTCACGGAGAGGGGCATGGGGAGGCAGGAGGCCCATGAGCTTGTCAGACAACTGGCTATGAAGGCCTTTGAGGAGGGCAGGGATTTCCTTGAGGTTGTAGAGAAGAATGAAGAAGTCCGGAGGTACTTGAGCGGGGAGGATTTAACCTCACTAAAGCCTGAGAACTACATTGGAGTTGCCCCGCAGATAGTTGATAAAGTAATAGCCTTAGTAAGGACCCAAATGCAGAAAGAAGGTTTATAA
- a CDS encoding NTPase: protein MVRVFVTGPAGVGKTTLVERVAREVERWGYIVGGMITKEVRRNGKRIGFKIIALDTGEEGTLASLRGTSHLPGVPFGKYVVHVDELERVGVSAIRRALVEADLVVIDEIGPMEYKSNEFVKAVGEVLNSDKRLLAVVHRKMADKFRPLGRLHTLSVENRNREFGIILDEIMRELRG from the coding sequence ATGGTCAGGGTTTTCGTGACCGGCCCGGCAGGGGTTGGGAAGACGACGCTCGTCGAGAGGGTCGCGAGGGAAGTTGAAAGGTGGGGCTACATCGTCGGTGGCATGATCACGAAGGAAGTCAGGCGGAACGGAAAGAGAATAGGATTCAAAATCATTGCCCTTGACACTGGTGAGGAGGGAACGCTCGCGAGTCTCCGAGGCACCTCGCATCTACCGGGGGTTCCCTTTGGGAAGTACGTTGTCCACGTTGACGAGCTTGAGCGGGTCGGAGTTTCGGCAATAAGGCGCGCGCTCGTTGAGGCAGATTTGGTCGTCATAGACGAAATCGGCCCGATGGAGTATAAAAGCAACGAGTTCGTGAAGGCCGTAGGTGAAGTGCTGAATTCGGATAAGAGACTCCTGGCGGTCGTCCACAGGAAGATGGCTGACAAGTTCAGACCGCTTGGAAGGCTTCACACTCTAAGCGTTGAGAACAGGAACAGGGAATTTGGAATAATCCTCGACGAGATAATGAGAGAGCTGAGGGGCTAA